From Glycine max cultivar Williams 82 chromosome 11, Glycine_max_v4.0, whole genome shotgun sequence, the proteins below share one genomic window:
- the LOC100783835 gene encoding aspartic proteinase PCS1, whose translation MFSILLLLLPPLTITLFTVFLQIQTTSSLSSSLQTPLILPLKTQTLPYGLVSLPTPSSTRKVSFYHNVTLTVSLTVGTPPQSVTMVLDTGSELSWLHCKKQQNINSVFNPHLSSSYTPIPCMSPICKTRTRDFLIPVSCDSNNLCHVTVSYADFTSLEGNLASDTFAISGSGQPGIIFGSMDSGFSSNANEDSKTTGLMGMNRGSLSFVTQMGFPKFSYCISGKDASGVLLFGDATFKWLGPLKYTPLVKMNTPLPYFDRVAYTVRLMGIRVGSKPLQVPKEIFAPDHTGAGQTMVDSGTRFTFLLGSVYTALRNEFVAQTRGVLTLLEDPNFVFEGAMDLCFRVRRGGVVPAVPAVTMVFEGAEMSVSGERLLYRVGGDGDVAKGNGDVYCLTFGNSDLLGIEAYVIGHHHQQNVWMEFDLVNSRVGFADTKCELASRRLGLDS comes from the coding sequence ATGTTCTCCattctcctcctccttcttcctcctctAACAATCACTCTTTTCACCGTTTTCCTCCAAATCCAAACCACCTCTTCTCTCTCCTCTTCCCTCCAAACCCCTCTCATATTGCCTCTTAAAACACAAACACTCCCATATGGCTTAGTTTCACTTCCAACACCATCGTCCACACGTAAGGTCTCATTCTACCACAACGTAACCTTAACCGTTTCACTAACCGTAGGCACGCCCCCACAGAGCGTTACCATGGTCCTCGACACAGGCAGCGAGCTCTCCTGGCTCCACtgcaaaaaacaacaaaacattaACTCAGTTTTCAACCCACATCTATCTTCCTCCTACACCCCAATACCATGCATGTCTCCTATCTGCAAGACTCGAACTCGAGACTTTTTGATACCCGTTTCGTGCGACTCAAATAACCTCTGCCACGTCACCGTCTCCTACGCCGACTTCACCTCCTTGGAGGGCAACCTCGCCTCAGACACGTTCGCCATATCCGGGTCGGGTCAACCGGGAATTATATTCGGGAGCATGGATTCCGGGTTCAGCTCCAACGCAAACGAAGACTCCAAAACAACCGGGTTAATGGGCATGAACCGAGGGTCGCTCTCGTTTGTGACCCAAATGGGGTTTCCGAAATTCTCGTACTGCATCTCCGGCAAAGATGCTTCCGGCGTGTTACTCTTCGGCGACGCCACGTTCAAGTGGCTTGGACCGTTAAAGTACACTCCTTTGGTGAAAATGAATACCCCATTACCCTACTTCGACCGGGTCGCGTACACGGTTCGGTTAATGGGCATTCGGGTCGGGTCAAAACCGCTACAGGTTCCAAAGGAAATCTTCGCGCCAGATCATACCGGGGCGGGTCAGACAATGGTTGATTCGGGTACTCGATTCACTTTTCTTCTCGGTTCGGTTTACACTGCTTTGAGGAACGAGTTTGTGGCGCAGACGAGAGGGGTGTTGACCCTTTTGGAGGATCCGAATTTCGTGTTTGAAGGGGCGATGGATCTGTGCTTTAGGGTTAGAAGAGGGGGTGTTGTGCCGGCGGTGCCGGCGGTGACGATGGTGTTTGAAGGGGCGGAGATGAGTGTTTCCGGTGAGAGGTTACTGTATCGGGTGGGGGGTGATGGTGACGTGGCGAAAGGGAATGGTGACGTGTACTgtttgacgtttgggaattcggACTTGTTAGGGATTGAGGCTTACGTGATTGGACACCATCATCAGCAAAACGTGTGGATGGAGTTTGACTTGGTCAACTCCAGGGTTGGATTTGCTGACACCAAGTGTGAACTTGCCAGTCGAAGACTTGGTTTGGATTCATAA
- the LOC100784364 gene encoding probable E3 ubiquitin-protein ligase RHC2A: MMMSSGTSSYWCYRCSRFVRVWPHHTVVCPDCDGGFIEEIEHPPRSVHLDPRRHRHRFPAAAMYMIGQRPSSDPRPASSLRRTRRNGGDRSPFNPVIVLRGGAEDESRGFELFYDDGTGSGLRPLPPSMSEFLLGSGFDRLLEQLSQIEINGIGRYEHPPASKAAIDSLPTIEIDDTHLAMESHCAVCKEAFETSTAVREMPCKHIYHPECILPWLALHNSCPVCRHELPADTPNPNPNPNSNSNSNQNPSQNVGLNEEENVGLTIWRLPGGGFAVGRFSGGRRGADRELPVVYTEMDGGFNNGGGEPRRISWSRGNRGRESGGLNRFFRNLFGCFRGGSSNTSSSGGASATQRSASSRESMRASSSRSSTMDLSPRSRRTWSMDVNSGMRAW; the protein is encoded by the coding sequence ATGATGATGTCTTCCGGGACATCCTCGTACTGGTGCTACCGCTGCAGCCGCTTCGTCCGTGTCTGGCCCCACCACACCGTCGTCTGTCCCGACTGCGACGGCGGCTTCATCGAAGAAATCGAACACCCGCCCCGCTCCGTCCACCTCGACCCCCGACGCCACCGCCATCGCTTCCCCGCTGCCGCCATGTACATGATCGGACAACGACCCTCCTCCGACCCCCGCCCCGCCTCATCCCTCCGCCGCACCCGCCGCAACGGCGGCGACCGCTCCCCCTTCAACCCCGTCATCGTCCTCCGCGGCGGCGCGGAGGACGAAAGTCGCGGCTTTGAACTCTTCTACGACGACGGCACCGGTTCCGGCCTCCGACCCCTGCCACCAAGCATGTCAGAGTTTCTTCTCGGATCTGGCTTCGATAGGCTTTTGGAACAACTCTCTCAGATTGAGATCAACGGTATTGGAAGGTACGAGCACCCTCCTGCTTCAAAAGCAGCCATTGATTCATTACCAACCATCGAAATCGATGACACCCATTTAGCCATGGAATCACACTGCGCGGTCTGCAAGGAAGCTTTTGAAACAAGCACTGCAGTTAGAGAAATGCCATGTAAGCACATATACCACCCTGAATGCATTTTACCATGGCTCGCACTTCACAACTCTTGCCCCGTTTGTCGCCACGAGTTACCCGCAGATAccccaaatccaaatccaaatccaaattcGAATTCGAATTCGAACCAAAATCCGTCACAAAATGTTGGCTTGAACGAGGAAGAGAATGTTGGGTTGACGATTTGGAGGCTGCCCGGTGGAGGGTTTGCTGTTGGGAGATTCTCCGGTGGAAGAAGAGGTGCTGATAGAGAGCTTCCTGTGGTTTACACTGAAATGGATGGTGGGTTTAACAATGGGGGGGGTGAGCCGAGGAGGATTTCTTGGTCTAGAGGGAATAGAGGGAGGGAGAGTGGAGGGTTGAACAGGTTTTTCCGCAATTTGTTTGGTTGCTTCAGAGGAGGAAGTAGTAATACTAGTAGTAGTGGTGGTGCTAGTGCTACTCAGCGTTCTGCTTCTAGTAGAGAGTCTATGAGGGCGAGTTCCTCTCGTTCTAGTACTATGGATCTTTCGCCGCGGTCCCGCAGGACTTGGTCTATGGATGTAAACAGTGGGATGAGAGCATGGTAG